A portion of the Acidobacteriaceae bacterium genome contains these proteins:
- the ribA gene encoding GTP cyclohydrolase II, with the protein MSFLSVSKVADANFPTRWGQFRILGFEGLTAPGDPRRKPVETGVALVMGDIHSQPPVVRIHSQCLTGDVFHSLRCDCHDQLHKALGMIAAEGSGILLYENQEGRGIGLMAKLKAYELQDQGMDTIEANEYLGYQADCRQFDLPAEMLKALGVPAVRLITNNPEKVAALESAGIRVKERLSATIPMEPTFERYIETKREKMGHLVG; encoded by the coding sequence ATGTCGTTTCTCAGTGTGAGCAAGGTCGCCGATGCTAACTTCCCTACTCGCTGGGGACAGTTCCGCATCCTCGGTTTCGAGGGCCTGACTGCTCCTGGCGACCCACGTCGCAAGCCCGTCGAAACGGGTGTTGCGCTGGTGATGGGTGATATTCACAGCCAGCCGCCAGTTGTCCGCATTCACTCGCAGTGTCTGACTGGCGATGTATTTCACTCGCTGCGTTGCGACTGCCATGACCAGTTGCATAAAGCACTGGGCATGATTGCGGCGGAGGGCTCCGGCATCCTGCTGTACGAAAATCAGGAAGGCCGCGGGATTGGGCTGATGGCCAAGCTGAAGGCCTACGAGCTACAGGATCAGGGCATGGACACGATCGAGGCGAATGAGTATCTGGGCTACCAGGCTGATTGCCGCCAGTTCGACCTGCCAGCCGAGATGCTGAAGGCACTCGGTGTGCCCGCCGTACGGTTGATCACGAACAATCCGGAGAAGGTAGCGGCGCTTGAGTCTGCAGGGATTCGCGTGAAGGAGCGGTTGTCCGCAACGATCCCGATGGAGCCAACGTTTGAGCGCTATATCGAGACGAAGCGCGAGAAGATGGGGCATCTGGTCGGGTAG
- a CDS encoding histidine kinase — MHAIDSKLILISLLVELGVAAAVASSLARSWRFKRLLLREHRGLADTLRLLAWMTVPLMLGVLVRARVPNFLAADLSFQCTVIVSLLLGPGAGVISGLALAFPALLHHEWLAPFVNVAVATVFGVFGRLVDRETIWAFTPLIDLSIYRWVRRAVRRPNLDRQISLLALIMAVQFGLSLLSHFYPHSYFSLHSGSWAIELAICACAPVVVGIPLKIWNAVGIEQKLEEQGRLLLEARLDALQRQINPHFLFNTLNSISSLIRSRPDLARQMIVKLGNILRALLRDREAFIALEEELAFTDDYLDIEVVRFGDKLRVVKEIAPETLELVVPSMLLQPLIENSIKHGLEPRIGGGTVTIRSRIIGEKLLLEVEDDGVGVEPGRDITAPTSGLVREGFGIGMSNVRERIHVLYGDDAQVEMVSRPGRGTKVSLLMPLTGTSTAVVGSALTG; from the coding sequence GTGCATGCGATTGACTCCAAGCTGATCCTCATTTCGCTGCTGGTGGAACTCGGCGTAGCGGCGGCGGTTGCCAGCTCGCTGGCCCGCTCCTGGCGCTTCAAGCGTCTTCTCCTCCGTGAACACCGGGGCCTGGCCGACACGCTCCGCCTGCTCGCCTGGATGACAGTCCCGCTCATGCTTGGCGTGCTCGTCCGGGCTCGTGTCCCCAATTTTCTGGCCGCCGACCTCTCCTTCCAGTGCACGGTCATCGTCTCGCTGCTTCTCGGACCAGGAGCAGGCGTCATCAGCGGCCTCGCCCTTGCGTTCCCGGCGCTTCTGCACCACGAATGGCTCGCCCCCTTCGTCAACGTCGCCGTTGCCACCGTTTTCGGAGTCTTTGGACGCCTTGTCGACCGCGAAACGATCTGGGCTTTCACCCCGCTCATCGACCTCAGCATCTACCGCTGGGTTCGCCGGGCCGTCCGCCGTCCCAACCTCGACCGCCAGATTTCGTTGCTGGCGCTCATCATGGCCGTGCAGTTCGGGCTCAGCCTGCTTTCGCATTTCTACCCTCACAGCTATTTTTCGCTGCACTCCGGCTCCTGGGCTATTGAGCTCGCCATCTGCGCCTGCGCACCGGTCGTCGTGGGCATTCCACTCAAGATCTGGAACGCCGTCGGCATCGAGCAGAAGCTCGAAGAGCAGGGCAGACTCCTTCTGGAGGCCCGCCTCGACGCCCTGCAGCGTCAGATCAACCCGCACTTCCTCTTCAACACGCTGAACTCCATCTCCTCGCTCATCCGCTCGCGGCCCGACCTTGCCCGCCAGATGATCGTGAAGCTCGGCAACATCCTGCGCGCCCTTCTCCGCGACCGCGAGGCCTTCATCGCTCTTGAAGAAGAACTCGCTTTTACCGACGATTATCTTGACATCGAGGTCGTCCGCTTTGGTGACAAGCTCCGCGTCGTGAAAGAGATCGCTCCCGAAACCCTCGAACTCGTCGTGCCCTCCATGTTGCTGCAGCCACTGATCGAAAACTCGATCAAGCATGGGCTTGAGCCCCGAATCGGCGGGGGCACCGTCACCATCCGCTCCAGAATCATCGGCGAAAAGCTTTTGCTCGAGGTCGAGGACGATGGCGTCGGAGTCGAACCCGGCCGCGACATCACCGCGCCCACCAGTGGCCTCGTCCGCGAAGGCTTCGGCATCGGAATGAGCAATGTTCGCGAGCGAATCCACGTTCTTTACGGCGATGATGCCCAGGTGGAGATGGTCAGCCGCCCCGGCCGAGGCACCAAAGTTTCGCTCCTCATGCCCCTCACCGGGACCAGCACGGCGGTCGTCGGCAGCGCTCTTACCGGCTGA
- the eno gene encoding phosphopyruvate hydratase: protein MTEIVSIVAREILDSRGNPTVEADVILEDGVRGRAAVPSGASTGEHEAVELRDGDKEHYLGKGVLQAVENVESILAPELKGMDASNQKLIDATMLALDGTENKGRLGANAILAVSMATARAAAEAFGLPLYRYLGGVNASLLPTPMMNILNGGAHADNNVDFQEFMVMPVGAESFSDALRWGTEVFHTLKGVLKKRGYNTAVGDEGGFAPSLKSNVEALEVILEAITLAGYKPGEDIAIALDPAASEFYDKAKAKYVFKKSDKSEKSPEQMAAYWESWVRQYPIISIEDGLAEDDWKGWKILTDAIGRTTQLVGDDLFVTNSKRLQQGIDEKVANSILVKVNQIGTISETLAAIELGRRNGYTSIISHRSGETEDTFIADLAVGTGAGQIKTGSASRTDRIAKYNQLLRIEEELGQTAQFLGRKSINCQQ from the coding sequence ATGACTGAGATTGTGTCGATTGTTGCGCGAGAGATTCTGGATAGCCGCGGAAACCCAACGGTAGAAGCGGATGTCATCCTGGAAGACGGCGTTCGCGGCCGTGCAGCGGTTCCCTCGGGAGCGTCCACCGGCGAACACGAAGCCGTAGAGCTTCGGGATGGCGACAAGGAGCACTACCTCGGCAAGGGCGTTCTGCAGGCCGTGGAGAACGTTGAGAGCATCCTCGCCCCTGAACTGAAGGGCATGGACGCTTCCAACCAGAAGCTCATCGACGCGACGATGCTCGCGCTCGACGGTACGGAGAACAAGGGCCGCCTCGGTGCCAACGCGATCCTCGCCGTCTCCATGGCGACCGCTCGCGCTGCGGCAGAAGCCTTCGGCCTCCCGCTTTATCGCTACCTCGGCGGCGTCAACGCCTCGCTGCTGCCTACCCCGATGATGAACATCCTCAACGGCGGCGCACACGCTGACAACAACGTGGACTTCCAGGAGTTCATGGTGATGCCGGTCGGTGCGGAGAGCTTTTCCGACGCTCTGCGTTGGGGCACCGAAGTCTTCCACACTCTCAAGGGCGTGCTCAAGAAGCGTGGTTACAACACTGCGGTAGGCGACGAAGGCGGCTTTGCTCCCTCGCTCAAGTCCAACGTGGAAGCCCTCGAAGTCATCCTCGAAGCTATCACTCTCGCTGGCTACAAGCCAGGCGAAGACATTGCTATCGCCCTCGATCCTGCGGCCAGCGAGTTCTACGACAAGGCCAAGGCAAAGTACGTCTTCAAGAAGTCCGACAAGAGCGAGAAGAGCCCCGAGCAGATGGCTGCTTACTGGGAGTCGTGGGTACGTCAGTACCCCATCATCTCCATCGAAGACGGTCTTGCCGAGGACGACTGGAAGGGCTGGAAGATTCTCACCGACGCAATCGGCCGCACCACGCAGCTCGTTGGCGACGATCTCTTCGTGACCAACTCCAAGCGACTGCAGCAGGGCATCGATGAGAAGGTCGCAAACTCGATCCTCGTCAAGGTCAACCAGATCGGTACGATCTCCGAGACGCTGGCTGCGATCGAACTCGGCCGCCGCAACGGCTACACGTCGATCATCTCGCACCGTTCGGGTGAAACCGAAGACACCTTCATCGCAGACCTCGCGGTAGGCACGGGTGCTGGCCAGATCAAGACCGGTTCGGCTTCGCGTACGGATCGCATTGCCAAGTACAACCAGCTTCTGCGCATCGAAGAAGAGCTCGGACAGACCGCTCAGTTCCTCGGCCGCAAGTCGATCAACTGCCAGCAATAG
- the gpmI gene encoding 2,3-bisphosphoglycerate-independent phosphoglycerate mutase, translating into MRKNGPVLLTILDGWGHRVETNGNAIALARKPTYDKLVREYPNTLVRASEHFVGLPDGQMGNSEVGHLNLGAGRVVRMDIVRIDSAVTSGEFFEDPTLLRLVKHAQQNGRALHLIGLLSDGGVHSHQRHLHSLLKLAAMHKLERVYVHAFMDGRDTLPTSGVGYLEVLQQKFEEYGVGQLASVSGRYFAMDRDLRWEKEAKAFRAMCKDSAEGGAYADPIARVRECYNNGITDEFIEPFLCIDEAGQPIGRISDEDAVLCFNYRADRVRQITRVLARRSGLTKNAGIDLPKADELEAEIPMESAPQNLLYVSMTRYDPKYTIPRVIEPESMDNLLANVMAKYELRNLRVAETEKYAHVTYFFNGGIETPFSGEDRELVASKKVITYDLAPEMSCEGIGDIVVRSLNDTAFDVVIVNFANADMVGHSGKIEPTVKAVEAVDAQLERIYKAVRAANARWIITADHGNAEMLIDPVSGGPHTAHTTNPVPFIYVGEDAGRVSLRDNGSLRDISPTILGALDIELPAEMTGGDMRVKLDA; encoded by the coding sequence GTGCGCAAGAACGGCCCGGTACTTCTTACCATTCTTGATGGCTGGGGCCATCGTGTTGAAACGAACGGCAACGCCATTGCGCTCGCTCGCAAACCTACGTATGACAAGCTGGTGCGCGAGTATCCCAACACCCTCGTGCGTGCCAGCGAGCACTTCGTCGGCCTGCCCGACGGCCAGATGGGCAACTCCGAAGTCGGCCATCTGAACCTCGGCGCTGGCCGTGTCGTGCGTATGGATATCGTGCGTATCGACTCGGCTGTGACCTCTGGCGAGTTCTTTGAAGACCCCACGCTCCTCCGCCTGGTGAAGCACGCGCAGCAGAACGGCCGCGCCCTGCATCTCATCGGCCTGCTGAGCGACGGCGGCGTCCACTCGCATCAACGCCATCTGCACTCGCTCCTCAAGCTTGCTGCCATGCACAAGCTTGAGCGCGTATACGTCCACGCCTTCATGGACGGCCGCGACACGCTGCCCACCTCAGGCGTCGGCTACCTCGAAGTACTGCAGCAGAAGTTTGAAGAGTACGGCGTCGGCCAACTCGCCAGCGTCAGCGGACGTTACTTCGCCATGGATCGCGACCTGCGCTGGGAGAAGGAAGCCAAGGCTTTCCGCGCCATGTGCAAGGACTCTGCCGAAGGCGGAGCCTACGCCGACCCCATCGCCCGCGTCCGTGAGTGCTACAACAACGGCATCACCGACGAGTTCATCGAACCCTTCCTCTGCATCGACGAAGCCGGGCAGCCCATCGGCCGCATCAGCGACGAAGACGCCGTGCTCTGCTTCAACTACCGCGCCGACCGTGTCCGCCAGATTACCCGCGTCCTTGCGCGTCGTTCCGGCCTCACAAAGAATGCCGGCATCGATCTGCCCAAGGCCGATGAACTCGAAGCCGAAATCCCCATGGAGAGCGCGCCGCAGAACCTGCTCTACGTCTCCATGACGCGTTACGACCCCAAGTACACGATCCCTCGCGTCATCGAACCTGAGAGCATGGACAACCTGCTAGCCAACGTCATGGCGAAGTACGAACTCCGTAACCTCCGCGTCGCCGAGACCGAAAAGTATGCGCACGTCACCTACTTTTTCAACGGTGGCATCGAAACGCCTTTCAGCGGAGAAGACCGCGAACTCGTCGCCTCCAAGAAAGTCATCACCTACGACCTCGCTCCAGAGATGTCTTGCGAAGGCATCGGCGACATCGTCGTACGCTCGCTCAACGACACCGCCTTTGACGTCGTTATCGTCAACTTTGCCAACGCCGACATGGTCGGCCACTCCGGCAAGATTGAGCCGACCGTGAAAGCTGTCGAGGCTGTCGACGCGCAACTCGAGCGCATCTACAAAGCCGTCCGCGCCGCCAACGCCCGGTGGATCATCACCGCCGACCATGGTAACGCCGAGATGCTCATCGACCCCGTCAGCGGCGGCCCCCACACCGCGCACACGACCAACCCTGTGCCGTTCATCTACGTTGGCGAAGACGCTGGCCGCGTCTCGTTGCGTGACAACGGTTCGCTGCGTGACATCTCGCCAACCATCCTTGGTGCCCTCGACATCGAGTTGCCCGCAGAGATGACCGGTGGCGACATGCGCGTCAAGCTCGACGCATAA
- the recR gene encoding recombination mediator RecR — MATRFAAPMAQLIDELRKLPGVGTKTAQRYAFHILRSSNEDAESLANGIRALKQALRLCSVCNNITDVDPCAYCTASTRNGREICVVEEPTNIASIEKTRTYNGMYHVLHGTISPVNGVGPEQLRLENLWTRLAEVDEIILATSPTTEGEATARYLADELRKLHANLRVTRIATGVPAGSDIEYADEVTMTRALENRRVV, encoded by the coding sequence ATGGCGACGCGTTTTGCCGCGCCGATGGCGCAACTGATTGACGAGCTTCGCAAACTGCCCGGCGTGGGCACCAAGACCGCACAGCGTTATGCGTTTCACATTCTACGTTCGTCAAACGAGGATGCAGAGTCGCTGGCGAATGGTATTCGTGCGCTGAAGCAGGCTCTGCGACTATGCTCAGTCTGCAACAACATTACGGACGTCGACCCATGTGCGTACTGCACAGCCTCGACACGCAATGGCCGCGAGATCTGCGTGGTGGAAGAGCCGACGAACATTGCGTCGATTGAGAAGACGCGGACGTACAACGGGATGTATCACGTTCTGCACGGCACGATCTCTCCGGTGAACGGCGTGGGGCCGGAGCAGCTTCGGCTGGAGAACCTGTGGACGCGCCTGGCGGAGGTGGACGAGATTATTCTCGCGACATCGCCAACGACAGAAGGCGAAGCTACGGCACGGTATCTTGCCGATGAGTTGCGGAAGCTGCACGCGAATCTGCGCGTGACGCGGATTGCTACAGGTGTACCGGCAGGCTCGGATATTGAGTATGCCGATGAAGTGACGATGACGCGGGCGCTGGAGAATCGGCGAGTGGTTTAG
- a CDS encoding YbaB/EbfC family nucleoid-associated protein, whose product MDFSKIGEMLSAAKDMKEQMDARLAETVVEADSGGGAVQVRMSGKKELLKLTIAPAAAQAAAGDISMLEDLIVAAVNSAARKADAAEQSAASGMLGGMGLPGL is encoded by the coding sequence ATGGATTTTTCAAAGATTGGGGAGATGCTCTCCGCGGCGAAGGACATGAAGGAGCAGATGGACGCGCGTCTTGCTGAGACGGTGGTCGAGGCTGACTCTGGCGGTGGTGCCGTGCAGGTGCGGATGAGCGGCAAGAAAGAGTTGCTGAAGCTGACAATTGCACCGGCAGCGGCGCAGGCTGCGGCAGGCGACATTTCGATGCTCGAAGACCTGATTGTGGCGGCAGTAAACTCTGCGGCCCGCAAGGCTGATGCTGCGGAGCAATCTGCGGCGAGCGGCATGCTCGGCGGCATGGGCCTGCCGGGACTCTGA
- the dnaX gene encoding DNA polymerase III subunit gamma/tau — MAYQVLARKYRPLNFSDVVGQDHVTRTLLNALLQDRIAHGYIFSGHRGIGKTTIARIVASALNCRTEVGTPQRPTPEPCNACESCLEIRQGSSVDVIEIDAATNRGIDEIRELRDAARYRPARDRFKIYILDEAHQITDAAFNALLKTLEEPPDHIVFMMATTEPENIPQTIRSRCQHFSFHAVKLDDIVGQLRKISTDEQLDVDDATLSLLAEAGDGSMRDALSIMDQAIASAPLVDGKPHLELEQVRELMGSVSNVIYENVLEAVHRNNSADVIAIVAKLLDAGNGPTQIARQFVRFLRNCVVAKITALTPGVEATGVAADLLQISPEERSRAARCAGLFTEEDLSRFLAIMLRTFDELGYRQEQRFHLELGLLKLVHVQRLVPVEEILAQLGVSHGTPSTPVTKPTAAASAPLPARAATPAPTPRPSTPVAPAPVAPTSSAPSISSAFGNAPKAATSSPPFDSARKTPQGSAAPVMSIRPEGQTNGALAMAPTPAPSAPPQAEPERPQLVAAPEPIAPISFAATPKPVAAAAVVIPQMAAAAEVEPEATAAEEPAVAAASNGGFDLDAIQGAMSGRLAESKGQESASHQIEDATFSVKDDLLEVQTTVSKAMLPMIINADANKILTAVLREMAPSLKLTLLPGTPAAAGAKKASSRPAKAGSVAELAEKHPMVQEARRLFSAEISNVIDLRKD; from the coding sequence ATGGCGTATCAAGTTCTAGCCCGCAAATACCGTCCTCTCAACTTCTCCGACGTTGTCGGGCAGGACCATGTCACGCGCACGTTGCTCAATGCCCTGCTGCAGGATCGCATTGCGCACGGCTACATCTTCTCCGGCCATCGCGGCATTGGAAAGACGACGATTGCGCGTATTGTCGCGTCTGCGTTGAACTGCCGCACGGAAGTGGGAACGCCGCAGCGGCCCACGCCGGAGCCTTGTAACGCCTGCGAAAGTTGTCTGGAGATTCGGCAAGGGTCTTCGGTCGACGTGATCGAGATTGACGCCGCGACCAATCGCGGCATTGATGAGATTCGCGAGTTGCGCGACGCGGCACGGTATCGCCCGGCACGTGACCGCTTCAAGATCTACATCCTGGACGAAGCACACCAGATCACCGATGCCGCGTTCAATGCCCTTTTGAAAACGCTCGAGGAGCCGCCAGATCACATCGTCTTCATGATGGCGACGACCGAGCCTGAGAACATTCCCCAGACGATCCGCTCGCGCTGCCAGCACTTCAGCTTTCATGCCGTGAAGCTGGACGACATCGTGGGGCAGCTTCGTAAGATTTCGACCGATGAGCAGCTTGATGTGGATGATGCCACGTTGTCGCTGCTGGCTGAGGCCGGTGATGGATCGATGCGCGATGCGCTGTCGATCATGGACCAGGCGATCGCTTCTGCTCCGCTCGTAGACGGCAAGCCGCATCTTGAGTTGGAACAGGTGCGCGAGTTGATGGGCTCGGTATCGAACGTGATCTATGAGAACGTTCTCGAGGCCGTCCACCGCAATAACTCGGCGGATGTGATTGCCATTGTGGCCAAGCTGCTGGATGCGGGGAATGGCCCGACGCAGATTGCGCGGCAGTTTGTACGCTTCCTGCGTAACTGCGTGGTGGCGAAGATTACGGCGCTGACGCCGGGAGTGGAAGCCACCGGAGTTGCAGCGGACCTGCTGCAGATTTCTCCGGAAGAGCGGTCGCGCGCGGCTCGTTGTGCAGGGCTGTTTACCGAGGAAGACCTCTCGCGCTTCCTGGCGATCATGCTGCGCACCTTCGATGAGCTGGGGTATCGACAGGAGCAGCGTTTCCATCTTGAGCTTGGCTTGCTGAAGCTCGTGCATGTGCAGCGGCTGGTGCCGGTGGAAGAGATTCTGGCTCAGCTTGGCGTAAGCCACGGAACACCGTCGACACCAGTGACGAAGCCTACTGCAGCGGCGAGCGCTCCCCTGCCTGCGCGTGCTGCGACACCTGCTCCCACGCCTCGACCGTCGACTCCTGTAGCACCTGCTCCTGTGGCACCGACTTCGTCTGCTCCTTCGATCAGCAGCGCGTTTGGCAACGCTCCAAAGGCCGCGACGTCCAGTCCGCCGTTTGATAGCGCGCGCAAGACGCCGCAGGGCTCAGCTGCGCCGGTAATGTCGATTCGTCCAGAGGGACAGACGAACGGCGCGCTGGCGATGGCACCGACGCCAGCCCCCTCTGCTCCTCCGCAGGCTGAGCCGGAGAGACCGCAGTTGGTGGCAGCCCCTGAGCCAATTGCGCCGATCAGCTTTGCCGCTACACCGAAGCCCGTGGCTGCTGCGGCGGTAGTGATTCCCCAGATGGCTGCTGCGGCTGAGGTAGAGCCGGAAGCGACTGCTGCCGAAGAGCCTGCTGTTGCTGCGGCGTCGAATGGTGGCTTTGATCTGGATGCGATTCAGGGAGCGATGAGTGGACGGTTGGCCGAGAGCAAGGGCCAGGAGTCGGCTTCACACCAGATTGAGGACGCGACCTTCAGCGTGAAGGATGATCTGCTCGAAGTGCAGACGACGGTGTCGAAGGCGATGCTGCCGATGATCATCAACGCAGACGCCAACAAGATTCTGACAGCGGTGCTGCGTGAGATGGCGCCAAGCCTCAAGCTGACGTTGCTGCCGGGAACACCAGCAGCCGCGGGAGCGAAGAAGGCATCTTCGCGGCCTGCGAAAGCGGGGTCCGTTGCAGAGCTGGCGGAGAAGCATCCAATGGTGCAGGAAGCCAGGCGGTTGTTTTCTGCTGAAATTTCCAACGTGATCGATCTACGCAAGGATTAG
- a CDS encoding SET domain-containing protein-lysine N-methyltransferase, producing the protein MPRRQASVPASPRLLIRSSDIHAAGCITLDPIKRGHKILEYHGERIAKDVADLRYENRVVTYLFGFGKDGDVIDGFGTAMFLNHSCNPNCQTEEIDGRVFVRALRDIAAGEELVYEYNLYDSDVDDNADCYCGAKPCRGTMYSDDEVKRRNKALAKRAAKAQKLDEHTVIG; encoded by the coding sequence ATGCCTCGCCGCCAAGCCTCCGTACCCGCCTCGCCTCGTCTGCTTATCCGCTCGTCTGACATTCATGCAGCGGGCTGCATCACGCTTGATCCGATCAAGCGTGGACACAAAATTCTTGAGTACCACGGCGAGCGCATCGCGAAGGATGTTGCCGATCTGCGCTATGAAAACCGCGTGGTGACGTATCTATTCGGCTTTGGAAAAGATGGCGACGTGATCGACGGCTTCGGCACGGCCATGTTCCTGAACCACTCCTGCAACCCGAACTGCCAGACCGAGGAGATCGACGGCCGCGTATTTGTGCGGGCGCTCCGCGACATCGCTGCGGGTGAGGAACTGGTCTACGAGTACAACCTGTACGACTCGGACGTGGATGACAATGCGGACTGCTACTGCGGGGCGAAGCCATGCCGCGGGACGATGTACTCGGATGATGAGGTGAAGCGCCGGAACAAGGCGCTGGCGAAGCGTGCGGCGAAGGCGCAGAAGCTGGATGAGCATACTGTGATTGGTTGA
- a CDS encoding tetratricopeptide repeat protein, producing the protein MWKRGTVSAAVLAAASVCAMGQQAPATKNPIDTKPEGPQKECTYSMTEKDGKMVGSTNCPVTDDKGAPVSDPLGMQTPQPTTTAPTPQDPNLAPASKRFPFPGEQQDAAPATPPQKATDPNDVPASKRFPFPGEEPDAPAAPAGDGSSSSSSSSSSSSSSSSSSSGSNSSSSPDDVNSDTPPAPKRNLHHKPAPPPKSASDAEAEDVQVGKFYMNDGNYVGAYDRAKHAISLYDDDAEAHLLLAQAARKMGKLDEAEKNFRRALQLDPIPKVRKDAERALSEMTGGN; encoded by the coding sequence ATGTGGAAGCGTGGAACAGTGTCGGCGGCGGTGTTGGCAGCAGCATCGGTCTGTGCCATGGGGCAGCAGGCCCCGGCAACGAAGAACCCTATCGACACCAAGCCGGAAGGCCCGCAGAAGGAATGCACCTACTCGATGACCGAGAAGGACGGCAAAATGGTTGGCTCCACCAACTGCCCGGTGACGGACGACAAGGGTGCCCCCGTCTCCGATCCTCTCGGCATGCAAACGCCGCAGCCCACCACGACGGCCCCCACACCGCAGGACCCCAACCTTGCTCCCGCGTCGAAGCGTTTCCCGTTCCCAGGCGAGCAGCAGGACGCCGCTCCAGCAACTCCGCCGCAGAAGGCAACCGATCCTAACGACGTCCCCGCCTCCAAGCGCTTTCCATTCCCCGGCGAAGAACCCGATGCACCGGCAGCACCTGCGGGCGACGGCTCCTCCAGTTCCTCGTCGAGCTCCTCTTCCAGCAGCTCTTCTTCAAGTTCATCATCAGGCTCCAACTCCAGCTCATCACCCGACGACGTGAACTCCGACACGCCACCCGCTCCCAAGCGCAACCTGCATCACAAGCCTGCTCCGCCTCCTAAGTCTGCCAGCGATGCGGAAGCCGAAGATGTGCAGGTCGGCAAGTTCTACATGAACGATGGTAACTACGTCGGGGCCTACGATCGCGCCAAGCACGCCATCTCGCTCTATGACGATGATGCCGAAGCGCATCTTCTCCTCGCCCAGGCCGCGCGCAAGATGGGCAAGCTCGACGAGGCGGAGAAGAACTTCCGCCGCGCCCTTCAACTCGACCCTATCCCAAAAGTTCGCAAAGACGCCGAACGCGCCCTCAGCGAAATGACCGGCGGTAACTAG
- a CDS encoding cytochrome c-type biogenesis protein CcmH: MRKIRFKLCVQVFVLLLAGFTMLGAGAPISTSRFNMLGHKLMCPCGCGEILLECNHVGCPDSDRMIGELKTQMKTGLGDTGVLNFFSTKYGPTVLAAPIRGGFDLVAWIVPFAVLFLGIGSVVIVLRMWKKRQQPLAALPGAGTLTPEELAVRERIRRETEYGE; the protein is encoded by the coding sequence GTGCGTAAGATTCGCTTCAAGCTTTGTGTGCAGGTGTTTGTGCTGCTGCTGGCAGGCTTCACGATGCTGGGAGCAGGCGCACCGATTTCAACGTCGCGCTTCAACATGCTGGGCCATAAGCTGATGTGCCCGTGCGGTTGCGGCGAGATTCTGTTGGAGTGCAACCACGTCGGCTGCCCGGACTCCGATCGCATGATCGGCGAGCTGAAGACGCAGATGAAAACGGGGCTGGGCGATACCGGCGTGCTGAACTTCTTCTCGACGAAGTACGGCCCGACGGTGCTGGCTGCGCCGATTCGTGGAGGCTTTGATCTTGTGGCCTGGATTGTGCCGTTCGCGGTGCTGTTCCTGGGCATTGGATCGGTGGTGATCGTGCTGCGGATGTGGAAGAAGCGGCAGCAGCCGTTGGCTGCGCTGCCAGGCGCAGGGACACTTACACCGGAAGAGCTGGCGGTGCGGGAACGCATTCGCCGCGAAACCGAGTACGGAGAATAG